CCCTTGCCGAGGGACGGGACGCCGACCCCGTCGAGGCGCCCGTCGTGGCCGTTGACGGAGGAGGTGGGCGTCTCCGCGGAGTGGTCCGGTCCCCCGTTCCGCGCGGCGGCCGCGGCGGCGGCTTCGGCGGCCCGCTCGACGGAGGCGGCGAGGGCGGCCTCGGGCAGCGGGGCCGAGAGGATCGCGGCGATCTCGGGGCGCGGGGCGGGCGGGGGCGGGCAGAGTCCGGCGAGGTCCCTGGCGCGGACGGCCCGGGTGATCCAGGTCCGGTCGAGGACCCGCCGCTCGTCGGCCTCGGCCACGAGGTCCTCGGACTGGTTGTAGTCGCCGTCGGCGGCCTGGACGGCCCACAGGTGGACGGCGACGCCGTGCTCCTTGGCGGACATCAGCCCCGGCAGCAGGTCGCCGTCGCCGGTGACGAGCACGATGTCGGAGCAGGCCCGGTTCCGCGCGAGTTCGGTCAGCTCGGTGTGCATGGCCGCGTCGACGCCCTTCTGCGCCCAGCGCCCGTCGCTCCTGGTCAGAGCGCCGAGCCGGACGGTGACCCGGGGCATCACGCGCAGCCTTCGGTGCTCGGGCTGGGGCACCCGGTCGGGTGCGCCGTCGAACCAGTAGATCCGCAGCAGGGGCAGCGCGGTCTCGGCCTCGGCCCGCTCGCGCAGCTGCTGGATCAGCGCGGCGTGGTCGACGGTGATCCTGGAGCGGGCCGGTTCCCCGGCGAGGAGACTGGCGGCGGCGCCCAGCAGGTAGCCGGCGTCCACCAGGACGACGCAGCGGTCCACGTGTTCCACCCTCTTTCGGGAACCTCGGGGTCGGATCGAACTCTGGGTCGAACTAGGTAACGACACGGGATCTGATGGTGCTTCGCGTTTCCTTCGAGTCTGCCCGACGGTCACGAGCTTGACGGTCGGAACTGGATCATCGGCGTGGCGGATATCACGTCCACCCGGCCCTTACGTTCCGTAATGATCCAAAATGCGCCACATCCCACGGTGTGTGAATCTGACAGCGGCCCTGGCCCCTAGGTCCCTTTGAGGAGGCATTCCCATGGCCAAGAACCGCAAGCAGGACCGTATGCAGCAGAAGTCGTCGGCAGCCGAGCGTGGCGCCCAGCAGGCGCAGCAGTCCGCGATGGAATCGCAGACCGAGCAGCGTGCCACCCAGGTGACACCGGGTGACATGGCCCGCAAGGGGCGACAGAAGCGCTTCGGTCACAACTGACACGTATGCACCGGAAGGGGCGCGCCCGTGACGACGGGCGCGCCCCTTCCGGTGTGCTGGGCGGTGTGACGGCTGGTGCGATGTGGCGTAACGGCCGGTGCGATGCGGCGTGACGGCCGGTGCGATGTGGCGTGACGAGCCGGCAGACCGGCCGTACGGCGCTCGCTAGCCGGCCAGGCAGGACGGGCCGAGCAGCACCTTCAGGTCGCCGAAGAGCGCCGGGTCGGCCGTCACCCGGTGCCGGTCGAGCCGGAGCACGGTCGTGGTCCGGGGACCCTGGAGCTTGATCCGTACCTCGGTGTTGCCCTTGTGGTGCTTGAGGATCTCGCCGAGCCTGCTGACCATCGGCGGGGTCACCTTCACCGTCGGGATGGTGAGGATCACCGGCGCGTTGGTTCCGGCGTTCGACAGGTCGGGGACCATCAGCTCCATGGCGACCAGACGGGGGATGTCCTCGCGCTTGTCGAGCCGTCCCTTGACGAAGACGACCGTGTCCTCGACGAGCTGGGTGGAGACCAGCTGGTAGGTGGCCGGGAAGAACATGCACTCGATGGAGCCGGCGAGGTCCTCGACGGTGGCGATCGCCCAGGCGTTGCCCTGCTTGGTCATCTTGCGCTGGAGGCCCGAGATGATGCCGCCGATGGTGACGACCGCGCCGTCGCTGTGCTCGCCGCCGGTGAGCTGCGAGATCGCCGCGTCCGTCTTGTCGGACAGGACGTGCTCGATGCCGAAGAGCGGGTGGTCGGAGACGTAGAGGCCGAGCATCTCGCGCTCCTGGGCGAGCAGGTACGACTTCTCCCACTCGACGTCGGAGAACTCGACGTCCAGGCCGAAGCCGGGCTCGTCGCTCGTCTCCTCGCCCATGCCGCCGAAGAGGTCGAACTGCCCCTCGGCCTCCTTGCGCTTGACCGCGACCACGTTGTCGATCATCGGTTCGTGGTGGGCGACCATGCCCTTGCGGGTGTGGCCCATCTCGTCGAAGGCGCCGGCCTTGATCAGCGACTCGATGGTCCGCTTGTTGCAGACGACGGCCTCGACCTTGTCGAGGAAGTCGGGGAAGGTGCTGTACTTCCCCTTCGCCTTGCGCGACTTGATGATCGACTCGACGACGTTGGTGCCGACGTTCCGCACGGCGGAGAGACCGAAGAGGATCACGTCGTCGCCCTGGGCGGCGAAGTTCGACTCGGACTCGTTCACGTTCGGCGGGAGCACCTTGATGCCCATGCGGCGGCACTCGTTGAGGTAGACCGCCGACTTGTCCTTGTCGTCCTTGACCGAGGTGAGCAGACCGGCCATGTACTCGGCGGGGTAGTTCGCCTTGAGGTAGGCGGTCCAGTAGGAGACCAGGCCGTACGCGGCGGAGTGCGCCTTGTTGAAGGCGTAGCCGGCGAAGGGGACCAGGACGTCCCAGAGCGCCTGGATCGCCTTGTCGGTGTAGCCGTTCTTCTTCGCGCCCTCCTGGAAGATGACGAAGTTCTTCGCCAGCTCCTCGGGCTTCTTCTTGCCCATCACGCGGCGCAGGATGTCGGCCTCGCCGAGCGAGTAGCCGGCGATGATCTGGGCGGCCTTCTGCACCTGCTCCTGGTACACGATCAGGCCGTAGGTGACCGCGAGCACCTCTTCGAGCGGCTTCTCCAGCTCGGGGTGGATCGGGGTGATCTCCTGCTGCTTGTTCTTGCGCAGGGCGTAGTTCGTGTGCGAGTTCATGCCCATCGGGCCCGGCCGGTACAGGGCCGAGACGGCGGAGATGTCCTCGAAGTTGTCGGGCTTCATCAGCCGCAGCAGCGAGCGCATGGGGCCGCCGTCGAACTGGAAGACACCGAGCGTGTCACCGCGGCAGAGCAGTTCGTACGTCTTGGGGTCGTCCAGCGGCAGGGCCAGCAGGTCGAGGTCGATGCCCTTGTTGGCCTTCACCATCTTGACGGCGTCGTCCATGATCGTGAGGTTCCTGAGGCCCAGGAAGTCCATCTTGATCAGGCCGAGCGACTCGCACTGGGGGTAGTCCCACTGCGTGATGGTCACGCCGTCCGTGTGCCGCACCCAGATCGGGGCGTGGTCGACGATGGGCTCGCTGGACATGATCACGCCGGCCGCGTGCACGCCCATCTGGCGGACGAGGCCCTCGACGCCGCGGGCGGTGTCGATGACCTTCTTGACGTCCGGCTCGTTCTCGTACATCGCGCGGATCTCGCCGGCCTCGCTGTAGCGCGGGTGCGAGGGGTCGGTGATGCCGTTGAGGTCGATGCCCTTGCCGAGGACGTCGGCGGGCATGGCCTTGGTGAGCCGGTCGCCCATGGCGTAGGGGTAGCCGAGGACGCGCGCGGAGTCCTTGATGGCGTTCTTCGCCTTGATCTTGCCGTACGTGCCGATCATGGCGACCTTGTCGGAGCCGTACTTCTCCGTCACGTACCGGATCACCTCGACGCGCCGACGCTCGTCGAAGTCGATGTCGACATCGGGCATCGAGACGCGCTCGGGGTTGAGGAAGCGCTCGAAGATCAGTCCGTGCGGGATCGGGTCGAGGTCGGTGATGCCCATGGCGTACGCCACGATCGAACCGGCCGCGGAGCCTCGGCCGGGGCCCACGGCGATGCCCTGCTTCTTCGCCCACATGATGAAGTCGGCGACGACGAGGAAGTAGCCGGGGAAGCCCATCGAGATGATCGTGTCCATCTCGTACTCGACCTGCTTCATGCGGTCCTCGGGGATGCCCCCGGGGAAGCGGCGGTGCATGCCCCGCATGGTCTCCTCGCGGAACCAGGTGGTGTCGGTGTACCCCTCCGGGATGTCGAACTTCGGCATGAGGTTCTTCTCGACGAACATGCCGTCGGTGCTGATCTGCTCG
Above is a genomic segment from Streptomyces sp. NBC_00094 containing:
- a CDS encoding NYN domain-containing protein, whose product is MEHVDRCVVLVDAGYLLGAAASLLAGEPARSRITVDHAALIQQLRERAEAETALPLLRIYWFDGAPDRVPQPEHRRLRVMPRVTVRLGALTRSDGRWAQKGVDAAMHTELTELARNRACSDIVLVTGDGDLLPGLMSAKEHGVAVHLWAVQAADGDYNQSEDLVAEADERRVLDRTWITRAVRARDLAGLCPPPPAPRPEIAAILSAPLPEAALAASVERAAEAAAAAAARNGGPDHSAETPTSSVNGHDGRLDGVGVPSLGKGVPTPKDLAGLRGPGVTGGALAPVPQGASALRWSSDRGWVERPAPSLGEPAETASLPTLALLTSAEQRWADREEDITTVGGDPFEVGQVFARRWMERLPEQSHVQKLSTLYPRIPHRIDGELLRYAARFGLLAHKDDQIDEHDRYAIRAGFWREIDVRAAAEHAPAPGAGPATP
- the dnaE gene encoding DNA polymerase III subunit alpha, producing MTKPPFTHLHVHTQYSLLDGAARLKDMFNACNEMGMTHIAMSDHGNLHGAYDFFHTAKKAGVTPIIGIEAYVAPESRRNKRKVQWGQPHQKRDDVSGSGGYTHKTIWAANATGLHNLFKLSSDAYAEGWLQKWPRMDKETISKWSEGLIASTGCPSGELQTRLRLGQFDEALKAASEYQDIFGKDRYFLELMDHGIEIERRVRDGLLEIGKKLGIPPLVTNDSHYTYAHESTAHDALLCIQTGKNLSDPDRFRFDGTGYYLKSTDEMYAIDSSDAWQEGCRNTLLVAEQISTDGMFVEKNLMPKFDIPEGYTDTTWFREETMRGMHRRFPGGIPEDRMKQVEYEMDTIISMGFPGYFLVVADFIMWAKKQGIAVGPGRGSAAGSIVAYAMGITDLDPIPHGLIFERFLNPERVSMPDVDIDFDERRRVEVIRYVTEKYGSDKVAMIGTYGKIKAKNAIKDSARVLGYPYAMGDRLTKAMPADVLGKGIDLNGITDPSHPRYSEAGEIRAMYENEPDVKKVIDTARGVEGLVRQMGVHAAGVIMSSEPIVDHAPIWVRHTDGVTITQWDYPQCESLGLIKMDFLGLRNLTIMDDAVKMVKANKGIDLDLLALPLDDPKTYELLCRGDTLGVFQFDGGPMRSLLRLMKPDNFEDISAVSALYRPGPMGMNSHTNYALRKNKQQEITPIHPELEKPLEEVLAVTYGLIVYQEQVQKAAQIIAGYSLGEADILRRVMGKKKPEELAKNFVIFQEGAKKNGYTDKAIQALWDVLVPFAGYAFNKAHSAAYGLVSYWTAYLKANYPAEYMAGLLTSVKDDKDKSAVYLNECRRMGIKVLPPNVNESESNFAAQGDDVILFGLSAVRNVGTNVVESIIKSRKAKGKYSTFPDFLDKVEAVVCNKRTIESLIKAGAFDEMGHTRKGMVAHHEPMIDNVVAVKRKEAEGQFDLFGGMGEETSDEPGFGLDVEFSDVEWEKSYLLAQEREMLGLYVSDHPLFGIEHVLSDKTDAAISQLTGGEHSDGAVVTIGGIISGLQRKMTKQGNAWAIATVEDLAGSIECMFFPATYQLVSTQLVEDTVVFVKGRLDKREDIPRLVAMELMVPDLSNAGTNAPVILTIPTVKVTPPMVSRLGEILKHHKGNTEVRIKLQGPRTTTVLRLDRHRVTADPALFGDLKVLLGPSCLAG